TTTTTTGGCTCTAAAATTTTGTCGATCTCTTCTTTGCTTAGATAACCTCTCTCTAGGCAGATATCGCCAACTGCTTTACCAGTTTGCAAAGCTTCTTTAGCGATGCTTGCAGATTTTTCATAGCCAATGTATGGGTTAAATGCTGTTACGATACCAACTGAGCCTAGAACTGATTTTAAGCAAGCTTCAGGATTTGCTGTTAGTTTTCTTACAGCTTTTTCAGCTAGTGTTTTCATCGCGTTTTCAAGGATAAAGATTGAGTTAAATAACGCATAAGCAATGCCTGGCTCAAATGCATTTAGCTCAAATTCGCCTCTTTCTGAGCAAAGCATGATAGTTACGTCGTTACCGATTACTTCATAGCACGCTTCGCCTACAACCTCAGCGATAACTGGGTTTACTTTACCTGGCATGATTGAGCTGCCTGGTTGCATTTGTGGTAAATTTATCTCACCAAGGCCACATCTTGGACCTGAGTTCATCAAACGAAGGTCATTTGCGATTTTTGAAAGTCTAACAGCTGCAGTTTTTAACGCACCACTTACGTGTACAAAGTCTGCAGTGTCTTGTGTAGCTGCGATGAAATCATCAGCTTTTTTGAAATCAACACCAGTAATATCTTTTAACTTTTTAACAACTACATTTTTATAATCAGGGTGGCAGTTAATACCTGTACCAATCGCAGTTGCACCCATATTTAGATATGTCATTGACTCGCGTGCAGCTGTGAT
This DNA window, taken from Campylobacter concisus, encodes the following:
- a CDS encoding aspartate ammonia-lyase; its protein translation is MATRKEHDFIGELEISNDFYYGIQTFRATENFHMSGRTLKEYPYFVKAFAQIKKAAALANKEVGVLDPKIADTLAKAADRVIAGEFLDQFVVDMVQGGAGTSTNMNANEVITNIALESMGHKKGEYQYIHPNDHTNLGQSTNDTYPSSIKVATYAKLTDLLAAMNLLKDELDKKAKDFKDIIKMGRTELEDAVPTTLGNTFNAFASYIKSDIEKITAARESMTYLNMGATAIGTGINCHPDYKNVVVKKLKDITGVDFKKADDFIAATQDTADFVHVSGALKTAAVRLSKIANDLRLMNSGPRCGLGEINLPQMQPGSSIMPGKVNPVIAEVVGEACYEVIGNDVTIMLCSERGEFELNAFEPGIAYALFNSIFILENAMKTLAEKAVRKLTANPEACLKSVLGSVGIVTAFNPYIGYEKSASIAKEALQTGKAVGDICLERGYLSKEEIDKILEPKNMLNPSMVR